The Cytobacillus firmus genome segment ATTCGTCCAGGAGACTTTTAAAAGAGCAGCTGAACTGGAGATTGAATGGGCCCGCGAGGTGATCGGCAGCAAAACTGAAGGCATCCTGCTGTCTGACATTGAAGCCTATATCAAATTTTATGCTAATGTCCGATGCAACCAGCTGGGATATGAACGGCCGTTTGTAGGCTATAGGACCAATCCTCTCCGCTGGATAGTGGCCTATGAGGAGGTTGATCACGGGAAGTCCGATTTTTTCGAGCAAAAATCACGGCAATATACAAAAGTTCAAATAGATAATGGGTTTGACGAATTATAGAAAAGATAAAAAAGATTCTGCTTGGGCGCAGAATCTTTTTTGATCAGGAGAATACCGGCTCTCCAGCTGTATAATCAATCTCAAACCCCAAATCCTTCAGCATTTTGTGATCTGCTGTGCTTTCCTGACCGGCAGTAGTTAAGTAATCTCCTACGAAAATGGAGTTGGCCGGATATAAACCAAGCGGCTGCAGGCTCCTGAGATTCACTTCTCTGCCACCGGATATTCTGATTTCCTTTGATGGATTGATAAAACGCATGAGACAAAGCACTTTCAGGCAATAGCGGGGGTTCAGCTCATCTGTTCCTTCTAATGGCGTCCCATCAATGGCATGAAGAAAATTAACCGGAATGGAGTCGGCATCAAGTACTTTTAAGCTTCGTGCCATAGCTATGACATCTTCTTTGGTTTCCTTCATGCCGATGATAACACCGGAGCATGGTGAGATGCCTGCCTCCTTTATTAATTGGACAGTATTGACTCTGTCCCGATATGTATGGGATGTAGTAATGCTCTCATGATGATTTTCAGATGTATTAATATTGTGATTGTAGCGGTCCACTCCGGCTTCCTTCAGCTTCAAAGCCTGTTCAGGCTTCAGGAGTCCAAGGCAGGCGCAGACCTTCATATTGTAGTGATCCTTAATCTCTTTAACAGCAGATACAACTTCATTTAGCTCTTTGTTGCTTGGGCCCCTGCCGCTTGCAACGATACAGTATGTTCCAACATTAAGCTGATGCGCCTGTTCAGCTCCCTGTAAGATAGAGTACTTATCCATCATCCGGGATTTTTCAATTGGTGCAGTAGAGATGCTGGACTGTGAACAATAGCCGCAGTTCTCAGGGCATAAACCGGATTTTGTATTGATAATCATGTTTAATTTAACTCTATTCCCATAATGATGGTGACGGATTTTGTAGGCACTGTGCAATAAATCCAGAAGCTCATCATCAGGGCAATTTAATATGGACATTGCCTCCGAGTCTGTCAATTCATGTCCTTCCAATACATTATGAGCTAATCTTCGATAATCCATATATATCCTCCTTAATACTATTAGTTAAGCTGCCCGGTTCATTTTTCTGAACTGGCTGCGGGCAAATACTCTATGCTCCAGTCGATAGGCCATTAACCCGGCAAATACAGAGAGAATAATGTCCTTTGGAAGAGGGACCGCCATCCAAAGCCATGCCATTTGATAGGTAAATCCTTCAGGTGCTGTAAACCAGAGTTTATAAGCCAGGTA includes the following:
- the bioB gene encoding biotin synthase BioB — translated: MDYRRLAHNVLEGHELTDSEAMSILNCPDDELLDLLHSAYKIRHHHYGNRVKLNMIINTKSGLCPENCGYCSQSSISTAPIEKSRMMDKYSILQGAEQAHQLNVGTYCIVASGRGPSNKELNEVVSAVKEIKDHYNMKVCACLGLLKPEQALKLKEAGVDRYNHNINTSENHHESITTSHTYRDRVNTVQLIKEAGISPCSGVIIGMKETKEDVIAMARSLKVLDADSIPVNFLHAIDGTPLEGTDELNPRYCLKVLCLMRFINPSKEIRISGGREVNLRSLQPLGLYPANSIFVGDYLTTAGQESTADHKMLKDLGFEIDYTAGEPVFS